A genomic window from Vitis riparia cultivar Riparia Gloire de Montpellier isolate 1030 chromosome 16, EGFV_Vit.rip_1.0, whole genome shotgun sequence includes:
- the LOC117933274 gene encoding protein FLX-like 1 yields the protein MGVKHDLQRARAAIEYEKNGYAENYQHGQLMENNLISMARELEKLRAEFANADKGASAAASGGNPGYSGNYGGPETGYAANSYLTNYGMNPILASAESFPQYEPGPGSWGAYNKQQLS from the coding sequence ATGGGTGTGAAACATGACTTGCAACGAGCCAGAGCTGCCATTGAGTATGAGAAGAATGGATATGCAGAGAATTACCAGCATGGTCAGCTGATGGAGAATAACCTGATCTCAATGGCCAGGGAGTTGGAAAAACTTCGTGCAGAGTTTGCTAATGCTGATAAAGGAGCCAGTGCTGCTGCTTCTGGTGGGAATCCAGGTTATAGTGGAAACTATGGCGGCCCTGAAACTGGCTATGCAGCAAATTCTTATCTTACAAACTATGGCATGAATCCGATACTGGCAAGCGCAGAAAGTTTTCCTCAATACGAACCTGGACCTGGTTCCTGGGGTGCATACAATAAACAGCAGCTCTCTTAG